CCAGCGGGTCGATAACCGTTTCGAAATCGAGCTTGCATGTCGGAGAGTGCGCCTGAAGTATCTTGTTGGTAACTGGAAGACCCCAACCAGTTCCATGACGTTGGTTCAGGTGATCGAGCTGCCTGGCTCTGAATCTTGTCTTAATGAGTATGTCCTTGTCTCGTACGCGGATTGGATTGCCGTGGCTTGTAATGCGGAAGGTGTAACTATACTCCTTGAAATCAATCTCCCACGTAACTTCCCGGCCGATCGCGCTGTACTTGATTGCGTTATCGACGAGATTCATCATGGCGATCCGTAAGAGCTCTTCGTCACCGTTCATGATCGATGGTTGGGCGCCCCGGACCTTGGCGCGGACGGTTAACCTGCGCTGCTCGCGCTCATAGTTTAGAACCTTGAACGTATCCTCAACGATGCTGATGATGTTTATTCCCTTTCGGTTCAGGGATTTCGCGTTGATGTCATCGATAATAAATCTTCCCGCCTCCATGAACTTGCTGGCGCGAGCCATGTTGATCACGCCTAGATCAACGAAGCGCGGAAAGTCAGGATCCTTGCGTACTTCCGCCCAGAGCTTTTCGTCGCGTGCCGATGCGCGCCAAGTCGACTGTATGCTCGACAGCGCCTTGAGCGCCGCCGAAACATGATGAACCAGCACGTGGCGAACTTGGGTTATGTATGCGGCGCGCTCTAGCAGAAACGCGCTTCGCTTGTGCCTTACATGCAATTCGGTGAAAAAGTGAATAAGGCCGCGCAACGCCCCGACCGATACGTGCTCGTTGTCGCACCTGACCACGAAAATCCTGGTCTCATTCAGATGGCTTGAGAAATGAAATTCGAGCCTGAAATAACCCTCTGCGCTGTCTACCCCGATGAAAACCCCGTCCGGTGCTTCGCCGCCATGTTTTTCATAGAGAGCTCCGAGGTAACTCTTTTGAATGCGCGCGATATAGTCTGCCGGGAGAATCGATACGTCATACTCGGGATCCGCCCGCGCGAATACTTCGTCGCGTTCGCTCAAAACGCGTAGCACGCCTACCGAGGAAAATCCACGATCGAAGCCGCTAATGATCTCTCGCAATTGCTTGAAAAAGGGGAACACGCTGTCGCCGGCTTGCAACAACACCTTTATCGTCCAGTTTGTCTTGCTTTGGTACTCAGCGGCGGCGAGAGCGGACTGCACTGAAAAGAAGACACGGTTGCATAGCCGCCTATCAGCTTCACTGAACGTACCCTGGAGGTATCGTGATTGCTTCCGTCCGTAGAAGACGATGGCCTTCTGAGTGTATTGATCTTGCTTAAATCCATCGACAAAGTCTGCCGCATTGATAAAGCTTTGCGATTTTAGCTTGATCGAAGGGCGATGGATGGGAACGAATAACGCGCCGCCTTTCTTTCCATAGTCTGGCTCGATGACCTTGACGAGTTCAGCTGCCACGAACTCGCCGGGTTGGCTAAATTCGATAATTCTGCCTTGAGCGTCTATATCTTGCCACTGATTGGTTGCGTCTC
This sequence is a window from Rhizobium sp. ZPR4. Protein-coding genes within it:
- a CDS encoding ATP-binding protein; the encoded protein is MLENNIIETLSESRLSALAQFASNIGADVALLLLTDDFGAKTKLSVAYAIGLDEEELRGISFDFPYEALAKVPVDYFHEIGIRLADKAQGALVDARWNVLAYTQPVTGRAETFVGIVFHAGQSKAPSQLAVAANLLCQQLEVGRFIRVIEATRTAQQIAQTQQLEEAELLNGIATTVGTQINCERFVICERDATNQWQDIDAQGRIIEFSQPGEFVAAELVKVIEPDYGKKGGALFVPIHRPSIKLKSQSFINAADFVDGFKQDQYTQKAIVFYGRKQSRYLQGTFSEADRRLCNRVFFSVQSALAAAEYQSKTNWTIKVLLQAGDSVFPFFKQLREIISGFDRGFSSVGVLRVLSERDEVFARADPEYDVSILPADYIARIQKSYLGALYEKHGGEAPDGVFIGVDSAEGYFRLEFHFSSHLNETRIFVVRCDNEHVSVGALRGLIHFFTELHVRHKRSAFLLERAAYITQVRHVLVHHVSAALKALSSIQSTWRASARDEKLWAEVRKDPDFPRFVDLGVINMARASKFMEAGRFIIDDINAKSLNRKGINIISIVEDTFKVLNYEREQRRLTVRAKVRGAQPSIMNGDEELLRIAMMNLVDNAIKYSAIGREVTWEIDFKEYSYTFRITSHGNPIRVRDKDILIKTRFRARQLDHLNQRHGTGWGLPVTNKILQAHSPTCKLDFETVIDPLEPINSRNTFFFQMPYRTGTVAQNAE